The sequence CGCCTGCGCCGTTCGCGTCCTCGATGGAGAGATCGACCAGCGCGAAGCCCTTGGCCTCTCCAAGGAGATCCGAAGCCGCGGCTATGGGCTGCTCTGCGTCGCTCGGGCCACCGGTCCTCTGGAAGTAGAGACCCAGGACGAGGACGAGGTGTATGAGCTGCAGTTCGGCCGCCACTTCGGTCGTGGCAAGGTGCGCGC is a genomic window of Synechococcus sp. A10-1-5-1 containing:
- a CDS encoding 2Fe-2S iron-sulfur cluster-binding protein; the protein is MHSHPITVHWRQENRTIQLNVPEGEYILKSFEQQGEPLPFSCRNGCCTACAVRVLDGEIDQREALGLSKEIRSRGYGLLCVARATGPLEVETQDEDEVYELQFGRHFGRGKVRAGLPLDEE